The proteins below come from a single Triplophysa rosa linkage group LG12, Trosa_1v2, whole genome shotgun sequence genomic window:
- the utp4 gene encoding U3 small nucleolar RNA-associated protein 4 homolog — protein MGEFKVHQVRFFEYMPTGIRALAFHAQNEKMAVARMDGSVEICDCSDNFFQEKVIPGREQCGIEALSWVGDRLFSAGLNGEIAEYDLTNQKVKYTIDAYGGPIWTITGNKQGTHLAVGCEDGNVKLFEVNEDKIQFERNLNRQKGRIISLSWHPSGSKIAAGMMDMIQVFNVETGHSIHRMLVDRGLRTSRSEECVVWSVVYLSDGTIISGDSAGMVKMWDDCTGTLIKSHNVTKSDVLALSVSQNEDSLVAGTSEGFVVQFQFVSVVLEKDEKEWVRTRTFKNHTHDIRAVAEITTAVVSGGMDTQLVVRPLLDKVEVRSTASALRKILFPHRRLVSCAKKAGLMLFQYPSHLELWRLGESEGQAIPGSSLPIIKKPEKLLLLKVKGEEHIRCSIVSPCGEWIAYSTASSLRLYRLNCDNNNVSITKISKLPKVLSSANQLCFSPDSSHLFSASIESSVHMVSLNQLGCKYVATLKPKSGSKQAIHLLTASEDGKWLASANSDHEVQVYNLQKRKAHCTVPIYSSAVSAMAFHPTTNCLFMVHADQQMFEFSIEQKQYTDWSRSVQRNKLHHIWLKRDTPVTNVMFNPKNPSHVILHDMYMLCVIDKSLPLPENSTQFYNQLTLKSLPAEERKFYSHAFKICKTFREILCVEQMLDQSLVVVERPLMDITTQLPAPIKQKKFAT, from the exons ATGGGGGAGTTTAAAGTTCACCAGGTTCGTTTCTTTGAATATATGCCCACGGGAATCCGAGCTTTAGCTTTCCACGCGCAAAATGAAAAGATGGCAGTAGCGAGGATGGACGGGTCTGTGGAGATTTGCGATTGCTCTGACAACTTTTTCCAAGAAAAG GTCATCCCTGGAAGAGAGCAGTGTGGGATAGAAGCTCTGTCCTGGGTTGGAGACCGTCTGTTTAGTGCAGGACTAAATGGTGAAATTGCAGAATATGATCTAACAAATCAGAAAGTAAAATACACCATAGATGCATACGGTGGGCCGATCTGGACCATTACAGGCAATAAACAAGGAACACACTTGGCG GTTGGTTGTGAGGATGGAAATGTGAAGCTGTTTGAGGTGAATGAAGACAAAATACAGTTTGAGAGAAATCTAAACAGGCAGAAAG GTCGCATTATTTCTCTTTCTTGGCACCCATCAGGCTCCAAAATAGCAGCTGGGATGATGGACATGATCCAGGTTTTTAATGTAGAAACAG GCCACTCCATACACAGGATGCTGGTGGACAGAGGTCTCAGGACGTCCCGCAGTGAGGAGTGTGTTGTGTGGAGCGTGGTCTACCTCTCAGATGGCACCATCATCAGCGGAGACTCTGCTGGAATGGTTAAAATGTGGGACGATTGCACTGGTACTCTGATTAAAAGCCACAATGTCACCAAAAGTGATGTGTTGGCGTTGTCAGTCTCACAG AACGAGGACAGTCTTGTCGCCGGGACATCGGAGGGATTTGTGGTACAGTTCCAGTTCGTCTCTGTGGTTTTAGAAAAGGATGAGAAAGAATGGGTCAGAACCAGGACATTTAAGAACCACACACATGATATCAGAGCCGTGGCGGAGATCACGACTGCCGTTGTGTCAGGAG GTATGGACACTCAGCTGGTTGTGAGACCTTTATTAGACAAGGTCGAAGTGAGATCAACAGCATCGGCCCTCCGGAAGATTCTTTTTCCACAT AGGAGACTGGTGTCCTGTGCGAAGAAGGCCGGTCTGATGCTGTTCCAGTACCCGAGTCATCTGGAGCTGTGGAGACTTGGAGAGAGTGAAGGACAAG CCATACCTGGAAGCAGTTTACCTATCATAAAAAAACCAGAGAAATTGCTTCTTTTGAAAGTGAAG GGTGAGGAGCACATCCGCTGCAGCATCGTGTCCCCGTGTGGAGAATGGATTGCTTATTCCACAGCCAGTAGTTTACGACTGTACAGACTAAACTGTGACAATAACAACGTCAGCATCACCAAG ATATCCAAGCTCCCAAAGGTTCTCAGTTCAGCCAATCAGCTTTGTTTCTCACCAGACTCCTCCCATTTGTTTTCAGCCTCCATAGAGTCATCAGTCCACATGGTGTCTCTCAACCAATTAGGGTGCAAATATGTGGCCACTCTTAAACCAAAGTCAG GCTCCAAGCAGGCTATTCACTTGTTAACCGCTAGTGAAGATGGGAAATGGTTGGCCTCAGCAAACAGTGACCATGAAGTTCAAGTCTACAATCTGCAGAAACGAAAG GCTCATTGCACAGTGCCTATCTACAGTTCTGCTGTCAGCGCCATGGCGTTCCACCCAACCACGAACTGCCTGTTCATGGTACATGCAGATCAACAG ATGTTTGAGTTTTCCATAGAGCAAAAACAGTACACAGATTGGAGCAGATCGGTGCAGAGGAACAAGCTTCATCATATATGGCTGAAGAGAGACACACCGGTCACCAATGTGATGTTTAACCCCAAAAATCCATCCCATGTCATCCTGCATGACATGTACATGCTCTGTGTTATTGATAAAAGCCTG CCACTCCCTGAAAACAGCACACAGTTTTACAACCAGCTGACCCTGAAGAGCCTTCCAGCAGAGGAAAGAAAATTTTACAGCCATGCTTTCAAAATCTGCAAAACCTTTAGG GAGATCCTGTGCGTAGAGCAGATGTTAGATCAGTCTCTCGTGGTGGTTGAGCGCCCTCTAATGGACATCACCACTCAGTTGCCTGCACCCATTAAACAGAAGAAATTTGCCACATAA
- the wfdc1 gene encoding WAP four-disulfide core domain protein 1 isoform X2, whose protein sequence is MPGCQIWSGFVPVKLVGFLLLLASGSGNARLIVKRGLNHKDYEYPNHPQTTQHQKNDRCPPPPQMLPERACEVPGCRSDSECERHKRCCYNGCIYACLESVQPPPVLDWLVQPKPRWLGGNGWLLDGPEEVLQAEACSTTEDGDEPLLCPTGYECHIISPGKPSAGIPNRGQCIKQRGNSGSNSNNAVSYEKQHKHLGLI, encoded by the exons ATGCCGGGCTGTCAGATCTGGTCCGGGTTTGTGCCGGTGAAGCTGGTCGGTTTCTTGCTGCTGCTGGCATCTGGTTCAGGGAATGCACGCTTGATTGTAAAGAGGGGACTTAACCACAAG GACTACGAGTACCCCAACCATCCCCAGACGACTCAGCACCAGAAAAATGACCGCTGCCCTCCACCACCCCAGATGCTGCCCGAACGGGCCTGTGAGGTTCCAGGCTGTCGTTCAGATTCAGAGTGCGAGAGACACAAACGGTGCTGTTACAATGGCTGCATCTACGCCTGCTTAGAGTCAGTGCAGCCTCCACCTG TGCTGGACTGGTTGGTGCAGCCCAAGCCGCGGTGGTTGGGAGGGAACGGCTGGCTTTTAGATGGACCAGAGGAAGTTCTGCAGG CTGAGGCTTGCAGCACCACCGAGGATGGAGATGAACCTTTGCTTTGTCCCACTGGTTATGAGTGTCACATCATCAGCCCGGGAAAGCCCTCTGCTGGGATCCCCAACCGAGGCCAGTGCATCAAACAGAGAGGAAACTCAG GAAGTAACTCCAACAATGCAGTGAGCTATGAGAAACAACACAAGCATTTGGGCTTAATCTGA
- the wfdc1 gene encoding WAP four-disulfide core domain protein 1 isoform X1: MPGCQIWSGFVPVKLVGFLLLLASGSGNARLIVKRGLNHKDYEYPNHPQTTQHQKNDRCPPPPQMLPERACEVPGCRSDSECERHKRCCYNGCIYACLESVQPPPVLDWLVQPKPRWLGGNGWLLDGPEEVLQAEACSTTEDGDEPLLCPTGYECHIISPGKPSAGIPNRGQCIKQRGNSDGRSLRLKYFKDYKDDLGSNSNNAVSYEKQHKHLGLI; encoded by the exons ATGCCGGGCTGTCAGATCTGGTCCGGGTTTGTGCCGGTGAAGCTGGTCGGTTTCTTGCTGCTGCTGGCATCTGGTTCAGGGAATGCACGCTTGATTGTAAAGAGGGGACTTAACCACAAG GACTACGAGTACCCCAACCATCCCCAGACGACTCAGCACCAGAAAAATGACCGCTGCCCTCCACCACCCCAGATGCTGCCCGAACGGGCCTGTGAGGTTCCAGGCTGTCGTTCAGATTCAGAGTGCGAGAGACACAAACGGTGCTGTTACAATGGCTGCATCTACGCCTGCTTAGAGTCAGTGCAGCCTCCACCTG TGCTGGACTGGTTGGTGCAGCCCAAGCCGCGGTGGTTGGGAGGGAACGGCTGGCTTTTAGATGGACCAGAGGAAGTTCTGCAGG CTGAGGCTTGCAGCACCACCGAGGATGGAGATGAACCTTTGCTTTGTCCCACTGGTTATGAGTGTCACATCATCAGCCCGGGAAAGCCCTCTGCTGGGATCCCCAACCGAGGCCAGTGCATCAAACAGAGAGGAAACTCAG ATGGACGTAGCCTGAGACTCAAGTACTTCAAAGATTACAAGGATGATTTAG GAAGTAACTCCAACAATGCAGTGAGCTATGAGAAACAACACAAGCATTTGGGCTTAATCTGA
- the si:dkey-246g23.4 gene encoding monocarboxylate transporter 2 isoform X1, whose product MRLRFVPVCQMASPPLQWYNNSGPARRESSRSSRLANPGLELRGEESAPVGSALSAYFSPRRVVIVGGLLSSVGMVAGSHAQDLLQLYITVGFLTGFGYALTWTPTVTMLGWYFEKRRPVANALASAGECILTFILTPSFQFLVDQYSWRGAMLILGALQLNLCLCGALLRPLDSHVPPKELTAEEKVLSQAHTSSKEFTNDKPDSKRHLKTKIIRYVDYTLIANVRFMVYSMFGVFAALGFFAPSLFLVPYARSKGVEEYQAAALMSISAALDLLGRLLFGWVANLRLVETIHQLLVTVLMLGVVLLLCPLAATFTHLALFSAGYGLVFGATVAIHITVLAEVVGVEKLGSALGFFMLIRSSGGLLGPPLAGIFIDEMNDYSAGFLMAGVALIVSALFLLLLHQMNKKGKHKESDIPLENETENVEKCNSEFKK is encoded by the exons ATGCGTTTGCGTTTTGTTCCGGtatgccagatggccagtccgccccttcAGTGGTACAACAACTCCGGACCGGCCCGGCGGGAATCTTCCAGGTCCTCCCGATTAGCCAATCCGGGCTTGGAGCTGAGAGGAGAAGAATCAG CACCCGTAGGCTCTGCGTTGAGCGCGTACTTCAGTCCCCGGCGCGTGGTGATAGTGGGTGGTCTGCTGAGCAGCGTTGGGATGGTGGCAGGGTCACACGCCCAGGATCTGCTACAGCTGTACATCACTGTGGGGTTTCTTACAG GATTTGGCTATGCCCTGACCTGGACCCCGACTGTCACCATGCTGGGCTGGTACTTTGAAAAGCGCCGGCCTGTGGCCAACGCTCTAGCCAGCGCAGGAGAATGCATTCTGACCTTCATCCTAACTCCATCATTCCAGTTCCTTGTTGACCAGTATTCATGGAGGGGAGCGATGCTGATCCTGGGAGCTCTACAGCTCAACCTTTGTTTGTGTGGAGCTCTACTGAGACCTCTCGACAGCCACGTTCCTCCTAAAGAGCTCACGGCAGAGGAGAAAGTGCTGTCTCAAGCTCACACAAGCTCTAAAGAATTTACAAACGACAAACCAGACTCAAAACGACACCTAAAGACAAAAATCATCCGTTACGTGGACTACACCCTCATTGCTAATGTTCGCTTCATGGTCTACTCGATGTTTGGTGTCTTCGCCGCTCTCGGCTTCTTTGCTCCGTCACTGTTCCTGGTACCTTACGCCCGTAGCAAGGGAGTGGAGGAGTACCAAGCGGCCGCCCTCATGTCCATCTCTGCCGCCCTGGACCTCTTGGGTCGGTTGCTGTTTGGGTGGGTGGCTAATCTGCGTTTGGTGGAGACAATACATCAGTTGTTGGTCACTGTGTTGATGCTGGGCGTTGTTCTGCTGCTCTGCCCGCTAGCGGCCACCTTCACCCACCTAGCGCTCTTCAGTGCTGGCTATGGATTGGTGTTTGGAGCAACCGTGGCCATTCACATCACCGTACTTGCAGAAGTAGTTGGGGTGGAAAAGTTGGGAAGTGCTTTGGGTTTCTTCATGCTCATCCGTAGCAGTGGTGGCCTACTTGGACCACCGTTGGCAG GAATCTTCATTGATGAAATGAATGACTATAGCGCTGGATTCCTAATGGCGGGAGTGGCTCTTATCGTCTCTGCCCTCTTTCTGCTTCTGCTGCATCAAATGAACAAGAAAGGGAAGCATAAGGAAAGTGACATTCCCTTGGAGAACGAGACTGAGAACGTGGAAAAGTGCAATTCTGAATTTAAAAAGTAA
- the si:dkey-246g23.4 gene encoding monocarboxylate transporter 13 isoform X2, translating into MEIQGRRRTVRPAGPPDGGYGWFIVLSTFLVFGLTFGVIKSFGVFFVEIQHYFATTATASSWITSITVATVHFGAPVGSALSAYFSPRRVVIVGGLLSSVGMVAGSHAQDLLQLYITVGFLTGFGYALTWTPTVTMLGWYFEKRRPVANALASAGECILTFILTPSFQFLVDQYSWRGAMLILGALQLNLCLCGALLRPLDSHVPPKELTAEEKVLSQAHTSSKEFTNDKPDSKRHLKTKIIRYVDYTLIANVRFMVYSMFGVFAALGFFAPSLFLVPYARSKGVEEYQAAALMSISAALDLLGRLLFGWVANLRLVETIHQLLVTVLMLGVVLLLCPLAATFTHLALFSAGYGLVFGATVAIHITVLAEVVGVEKLGSALGFFMLIRSSGGLLGPPLAGIFIDEMNDYSAGFLMAGVALIVSALFLLLLHQMNKKGKHKESDIPLENETENVEKCNSEFKK; encoded by the exons ATGGAGATCCAAGGCAGAAGGCGAACTGTGCGCCCAGCAGGTCCCCCTGATGGAGGCTATGGCTGGTTTATTGTGCTCTCCACCTTCCTTGTCTTTGGGCTAACATTTGGTGTAATCAAATCCTTTGGTGTGTTCTTCGTAGAGATCCAACACTACTTTGCTACCACGGCGACTGCTAGCTCATGGATCACATCCATTACTGTGGCAACTGTACATTTTGGAG CACCCGTAGGCTCTGCGTTGAGCGCGTACTTCAGTCCCCGGCGCGTGGTGATAGTGGGTGGTCTGCTGAGCAGCGTTGGGATGGTGGCAGGGTCACACGCCCAGGATCTGCTACAGCTGTACATCACTGTGGGGTTTCTTACAG GATTTGGCTATGCCCTGACCTGGACCCCGACTGTCACCATGCTGGGCTGGTACTTTGAAAAGCGCCGGCCTGTGGCCAACGCTCTAGCCAGCGCAGGAGAATGCATTCTGACCTTCATCCTAACTCCATCATTCCAGTTCCTTGTTGACCAGTATTCATGGAGGGGAGCGATGCTGATCCTGGGAGCTCTACAGCTCAACCTTTGTTTGTGTGGAGCTCTACTGAGACCTCTCGACAGCCACGTTCCTCCTAAAGAGCTCACGGCAGAGGAGAAAGTGCTGTCTCAAGCTCACACAAGCTCTAAAGAATTTACAAACGACAAACCAGACTCAAAACGACACCTAAAGACAAAAATCATCCGTTACGTGGACTACACCCTCATTGCTAATGTTCGCTTCATGGTCTACTCGATGTTTGGTGTCTTCGCCGCTCTCGGCTTCTTTGCTCCGTCACTGTTCCTGGTACCTTACGCCCGTAGCAAGGGAGTGGAGGAGTACCAAGCGGCCGCCCTCATGTCCATCTCTGCCGCCCTGGACCTCTTGGGTCGGTTGCTGTTTGGGTGGGTGGCTAATCTGCGTTTGGTGGAGACAATACATCAGTTGTTGGTCACTGTGTTGATGCTGGGCGTTGTTCTGCTGCTCTGCCCGCTAGCGGCCACCTTCACCCACCTAGCGCTCTTCAGTGCTGGCTATGGATTGGTGTTTGGAGCAACCGTGGCCATTCACATCACCGTACTTGCAGAAGTAGTTGGGGTGGAAAAGTTGGGAAGTGCTTTGGGTTTCTTCATGCTCATCCGTAGCAGTGGTGGCCTACTTGGACCACCGTTGGCAG GAATCTTCATTGATGAAATGAATGACTATAGCGCTGGATTCCTAATGGCGGGAGTGGCTCTTATCGTCTCTGCCCTCTTTCTGCTTCTGCTGCATCAAATGAACAAGAAAGGGAAGCATAAGGAAAGTGACATTCCCTTGGAGAACGAGACTGAGAACGTGGAAAAGTGCAATTCTGAATTTAAAAAGTAA